From Deinococcus reticulitermitis, the proteins below share one genomic window:
- a CDS encoding VOC family protein — protein MRVLESCLYADDLAAAEAFYSGVLGLTLHSKVSGRHLFYRLSGAMLLIFDPAASARPGDVPSHAGKAGGHVCFTLARGETDAWEARLRAHGLQVTRYAWGDRGESLYFEDPAGNVLELAPPSIWGLES, from the coding sequence ATGCGCGTCCTCGAAAGCTGCCTCTACGCCGACGACCTCGCCGCCGCCGAGGCCTTTTACTCGGGCGTGCTCGGGCTGACGCTGCACAGCAAGGTGAGCGGGCGGCACCTCTTTTACCGCCTGAGCGGCGCGATGCTGCTGATCTTCGACCCGGCGGCGAGCGCGCGGCCCGGCGACGTGCCGAGCCACGCGGGGAAAGCCGGCGGACACGTCTGCTTCACCCTGGCAAGAGGGGAAACGGACGCCTGGGAAGCGCGGCTGCGCGCCCACGGCCTCCAGGTCACGCGTTACGCCTGGGGCGACCGGGGCGAGAGCCTGTACTTCGAGGACCCGGCGGGCAACGTCCTCGAACTCGCGCCGCCGAGCATCTGGGGACTGGAATCCTGA
- a CDS encoding NAD(P)/FAD-dependent oxidoreductase produces the protein MTNLPMTDLPTTELLVIGAGLGGLACAADVQRAGEQVRVLDKARGVSGRAATRRVTLPGEAGGEARLDHGARFFTARSERLRQLAGALELPVWALGFPTWEGGRITPEAGAHPRYVPADGLSALGKALARGLDVRTGQTVTRLEKEGGGWTAHTAEGEAFRAARVVLNLPAPQAAALASGVPELQGALAAVEYQPCWTVGAVLEADLPGAEWPALRVAGHPVIDWVAREHTKRPPGHPPALIVQAHGEWSRAHLEAEKPTVEAALLAAVREVTGTELRPRVTFAHRWRYAQPTRRVLAPHFWDAGHGLGACGDGFTPDPHGSRVEAALLSGWSLGEALGG, from the coding sequence GTGACCAATCTGCCCATGACCGATCTGCCCACAACCGAACTGCTCGTGATCGGCGCGGGCCTTGGCGGGCTCGCCTGCGCCGCCGACGTGCAGCGGGCCGGGGAACAGGTGCGGGTGCTCGACAAGGCGCGCGGCGTCTCGGGCCGGGCGGCCACCCGGCGAGTGACGCTGCCGGGCGAGGCCGGCGGGGAAGCGCGGCTCGACCACGGCGCCCGCTTTTTCACCGCGCGCTCGGAGCGGCTGCGGCAGCTGGCAGGGGCGCTGGAGTTGCCCGTCTGGGCGCTCGGTTTTCCGACCTGGGAGGGTGGGCGGATCACGCCCGAGGCCGGGGCGCACCCGCGCTACGTTCCGGCGGACGGCCTGAGCGCGCTGGGTAAGGCGCTGGCACGCGGCCTCGACGTGCGGACCGGGCAGACGGTCACGCGCTTGGAAAAGGAGGGCGGCGGCTGGACCGCGCACACGGCGGAGGGCGAGGCGTTCCGGGCGGCGCGCGTGGTCCTCAACCTGCCGGCGCCCCAGGCCGCCGCGCTCGCCAGCGGGGTTCCCGAGTTGCAGGGGGCGCTGGCCGCAGTCGAGTATCAGCCGTGCTGGACGGTGGGGGCGGTCCTGGAGGCCGACCTGCCCGGCGCCGAGTGGCCCGCGCTGCGCGTCGCCGGGCATCCGGTGATCGACTGGGTGGCGCGCGAGCACACCAAGCGCCCGCCGGGGCATCCGCCCGCGCTGATCGTGCAGGCCCACGGCGAATGGTCCCGCGCGCACCTCGAAGCCGAGAAGCCCACCGTCGAGGCGGCGCTGCTCGCGGCGGTGCGGGAGGTCACGGGAACGGAGCTGCGCCCCCGCGTCACCTTCGCCCACCGCTGGCGCTATGCCCAGCCGACGCGGCGGGTGCTGGCGCCGCACTTCTGGGATGCCGGACACGGCCTCGGGGCCTGCGGCGACGGCTTCACGCCTGACCCCCACGGCTCGCGGGTGGAAGCGGCGCTGCTGAGCGGGTGGTCACTGGGGGAAGCGCTGGGCGGATAA
- a CDS encoding HAD family hydrolase yields MSPLPRPAGVLFDMDGVLTANNAFHRQAWQEVAAELLGLKLTEHDLDTKVDGGRNPEIIERLTGQYPEAALLARFHEAKEGRYRDLARGALREVAGLGAYLGALETRRIPFALVTSADRVNVAFGLEALGLGDRFPVRVLGEDVTRGKPHPEPFLLGAARLGLAPETCLAHEDAVNGVRSAAGAGCTVVALTTTAPAPALLAAGAARAVPDFTDWASWLA; encoded by the coding sequence ATGAGCCCGCTGCCGCGCCCTGCCGGGGTGCTGTTCGACATGGACGGGGTGCTCACCGCCAACAACGCCTTTCACCGTCAGGCGTGGCAGGAGGTGGCGGCAGAGCTTCTGGGCCTCAAGCTCACCGAGCACGACCTCGACACCAAGGTAGACGGCGGGCGCAACCCCGAGATCATCGAGCGCCTGACCGGACAGTACCCCGAAGCCGCGCTGCTCGCCCGCTTCCACGAGGCGAAGGAGGGCCGCTACCGCGACCTCGCGCGCGGTGCGCTGCGGGAAGTCGCTGGGCTGGGCGCCTACCTGGGGGCGCTGGAGACCCGGCGTATCCCCTTCGCCCTCGTCACGAGCGCGGACCGGGTGAATGTCGCCTTCGGCTTGGAGGCGCTGGGCCTAGGAGACCGCTTCCCGGTGCGGGTGCTCGGTGAGGACGTGACGCGCGGCAAACCGCACCCCGAACCCTTCCTGCTCGGCGCCGCGCGGCTGGGGCTCGCGCCGGAGACCTGCCTCGCGCACGAGGACGCGGTGAACGGGGTGAGAAGCGCCGCAGGAGCCGGCTGCACCGTCGTCGCGCTGACCACCACTGCCCCGGCGCCGGCGCTGCTCGCGGCGGGCGCCGCGCGGGCCGTCCCCGACTTCACCGACTGGGCGAGCTGGCTCGCGTGA
- a CDS encoding putative dsRNA-binding protein, producing the protein MNAKGDLIARLVSLGVGAPTFEAEARGPAHERTFRVQVWSGGQVLSEGEGRSKKDAERAAAEAALRKLDGDAEPEPTDPADTAPSEVPASGPWPIYAAVLAQAVEAAVEFAAEDATLEDVQRGAARFYQGLLSDLGHGPEQSE; encoded by the coding sequence ATGAATGCCAAAGGCGACCTGATTGCCCGCCTGGTCTCGCTCGGCGTGGGCGCCCCCACCTTCGAGGCCGAGGCTCGCGGCCCCGCGCACGAGCGGACCTTCCGCGTCCAGGTCTGGAGCGGGGGCCAGGTGCTCAGCGAAGGCGAGGGCCGCAGCAAGAAAGACGCCGAGCGCGCCGCCGCTGAAGCCGCGCTGCGGAAGCTGGACGGTGACGCCGAACCGGAGCCCACCGACCCCGCCGACACTGCGCCCAGCGAAGTGCCCGCCAGCGGGCCGTGGCCGATCTACGCCGCCGTGCTCGCGCAGGCCGTGGAAGCCGCCGTGGAATTTGCCGCCGAGGACGCCACCCTAGAAGACGTGCAGCGGGGCGCCGCCCGCTTCTACCAGGGACTCCTGAGCGACCTCGGCCACGGCCCGGAGCAGAGCGAATGA
- a CDS encoding uracil-xanthine permease family protein: MTQAETLPAAPPPPAIAPARRVVLGLQHSIAMFGATVLVPILVGLDPSVALFGAGVATLLFHLLTRGQVPIFLGSSFAFIAPTALVVKEMGPAAAGGGLIAAGLMYLLFSGLVKAFGTARLLQVFPPVVTGPVIIVIGLGLSSVAVNQAKTNWWLALVTLLAAVVASLWGRGLFRMIPILVGVVTGYLVSLATGQVGREALDAVAAAPLLGLPAFHAPALDWRAVAIIAPVAVVTFIEHLGDVIVNGRVVGKNFLEKPGLPRTLFADGIANMSSAALGGPAATTYAENTGVLALTRVYDPRVLQIGAVFAVLFGCSPKLAAVLRSLPQGVLGGVSILLFGMIASVGIRTLAEAKIDFAHSRNLIIVSLILVLGLGGAAFPVSVGGTSLTLSGMALAALVGIVANLILPQQHQEVAGLPEGEDTSV, from the coding sequence ATGACCCAGGCCGAGACCCTGCCCGCCGCGCCCCCGCCTCCCGCCATTGCGCCCGCCCGCCGGGTGGTGCTCGGGCTCCAGCACTCGATTGCGATGTTCGGCGCGACGGTTCTCGTGCCAATCCTCGTCGGCCTCGATCCGAGTGTGGCGCTGTTCGGAGCCGGGGTCGCCACCCTGCTCTTTCATCTCCTCACGCGCGGGCAGGTGCCGATTTTCCTGGGGTCGAGTTTCGCCTTTATCGCGCCCACCGCGCTGGTCGTCAAGGAAATGGGGCCGGCAGCGGCGGGCGGCGGCCTGATCGCGGCGGGGCTGATGTACCTGCTGTTTTCCGGACTCGTCAAAGCCTTCGGCACCGCGCGGCTGCTTCAGGTGTTTCCGCCGGTGGTGACGGGGCCGGTGATTATCGTGATCGGGCTGGGGCTGAGCAGCGTGGCGGTGAACCAGGCCAAGACGAACTGGTGGCTCGCGCTCGTGACGCTGCTCGCCGCCGTGGTCGCCAGCCTGTGGGGGCGCGGCCTCTTCCGCATGATCCCCATTCTGGTGGGGGTGGTGACGGGCTACCTCGTCTCGCTCGCCACGGGGCAGGTGGGCCGGGAGGCGCTCGACGCGGTCGCGGCGGCCCCGCTGCTCGGGCTGCCGGCCTTCCACGCCCCGGCACTCGACTGGCGGGCGGTGGCGATCATCGCGCCAGTGGCGGTCGTGACCTTTATCGAGCATTTGGGCGACGTGATCGTGAATGGGCGGGTCGTGGGGAAGAACTTTCTCGAAAAGCCCGGCCTGCCCCGCACCCTCTTCGCCGACGGCATCGCCAACATGAGCAGCGCGGCACTGGGCGGTCCGGCGGCCACCACCTACGCAGAAAATACGGGCGTGCTGGCCCTCACCCGCGTGTACGATCCGCGCGTGCTCCAGATCGGGGCCGTCTTCGCGGTCCTCTTCGGCTGCTCGCCCAAGCTCGCCGCCGTGCTGCGGAGTCTGCCGCAGGGCGTCCTCGGCGGCGTGTCCATCCTGCTGTTCGGCATGATCGCCTCGGTGGGCATCCGCACGCTGGCCGAGGCGAAAATCGACTTCGCGCACTCGCGCAACCTGATTATCGTCTCGCTGATTCTGGTGCTCGGGCTCGGGGGCGCGGCCTTTCCCGTCTCGGTGGGCGGCACCAGCCTGACCCTCTCGGGGATGGCGCTCGCGGCGCTCGTCGGCATCGTGGCGAACCTGATCCTGCCGCAGCAACATCAGGAGGTCGCGGGGCTGCCGGAAGGGGAAGACACCTCAGTTTGA
- a CDS encoding HpcH/HpaI aldolase/citrate lyase family protein — MTRPLRSLLYVPGDKPRAIEKARTLGMDAVILDLEDAVAPEHKAAARENVRAALRTPFACPVLVRVNAPGSEWEHADREMALIAGVDGLVLPKVERAQSVTEPHLRVPLWAMIETPLGVLNAPAIAAAPGVAGLIAGANDLARALRTRPHPERTPLLYALSAIVLAARAAGKLPIDAVYNDVRDPDGFARECGQGRALGFAGKTLIHPGQVDAANAAFGVADGEAEAARALIAAWDAARAEGRSVATYRGALVEQMHVDEARENLALWEAGQSG; from the coding sequence ATGACCCGCCCGCTGCGCTCGCTGCTCTACGTCCCCGGCGACAAGCCCCGCGCCATCGAAAAGGCGCGCACCCTCGGCATGGACGCGGTGATTCTCGACCTCGAAGACGCGGTGGCCCCCGAGCACAAGGCGGCGGCGCGCGAGAACGTGCGTGCGGCGCTGAGGACGCCCTTTGCCTGCCCGGTCCTCGTGCGGGTCAACGCGCCCGGCAGCGAGTGGGAGCACGCGGACCGTGAGATGGCGCTGATCGCCGGCGTGGACGGGCTGGTGCTGCCCAAAGTCGAGCGCGCCCAGAGTGTGACCGAACCCCACCTGCGCGTGCCGCTCTGGGCGATGATCGAGACGCCTCTCGGGGTGCTGAATGCCCCCGCCATCGCCGCCGCGCCGGGCGTCGCGGGTCTGATCGCCGGGGCGAACGACCTCGCGCGCGCGCTGCGGACCCGACCGCACCCGGAGCGCACGCCGCTGCTCTACGCCCTCTCGGCCATCGTCCTCGCGGCCCGCGCCGCCGGCAAGCTGCCCATAGACGCTGTCTACAACGACGTGCGCGACCCGGACGGCTTCGCGCGCGAGTGCGGGCAGGGGCGTGCGCTGGGCTTCGCCGGCAAGACGCTGATTCATCCCGGTCAGGTGGACGCTGCCAATGCCGCTTTCGGGGTTGCGGATGGGGAGGCCGAGGCCGCCCGCGCCTTGATCGCCGCCTGGGACGCCGCCCGCGCCGAGGGCAGAAGCGTGGCGACCTACCGGGGCGCCCTCGTCGAGCAGATGCACGTGGACGAGGCGCGCGAGAACCTCGCTTTGTGGGAGGCG
- a CDS encoding YraN family protein translates to MKGADAEARAAAHLEALGRVVLARNYRIPGGEIDLVSRDADGTLIFTEVRQRRSARYGDAAESVTPRKLALMHRAALGYLTRELGRDDLPCRLEVLTIQGPAATGELTLLDVEG, encoded by the coding sequence GTGAAGGGCGCCGACGCCGAGGCCCGCGCCGCCGCGCATCTGGAAGCGCTCGGGCGCGTGGTGCTGGCGCGCAACTACCGCATCCCGGGCGGCGAGATCGATCTCGTCAGCCGCGACGCGGACGGCACCCTGATCTTCACCGAAGTCCGGCAGCGCCGCTCGGCCCGCTACGGCGACGCCGCCGAGAGCGTGACCCCGCGCAAGCTCGCGCTGATGCACCGCGCCGCGCTGGGCTACCTCACGCGCGAACTCGGGCGCGACGACCTGCCGTGCCGCCTGGAGGTGCTCACCATCCAGGGACCGGCAGCGACCGGCGAGCTGACGCTGCTCGATGTGGAAGGTTGA